In the genome of Rhodoferax sp. BAB1, one region contains:
- a CDS encoding flagellar biosynthetic protein FliO has protein sequence MTQTVVSVVLFLVILALLPPAVRWFQQRAPGGASNAAVSRIVSSLAVGPQQRVVTVEVGPEGARTWLVLGVTAQNITCLHSMPAASAPARSVFAAPAGKAPADGDTA, from the coding sequence ATGACGCAAACTGTTGTTTCTGTCGTCCTTTTCCTTGTCATCCTGGCCCTGCTGCCGCCGGCGGTGCGGTGGTTCCAGCAGCGTGCCCCGGGCGGCGCATCCAATGCCGCTGTTTCCCGCATCGTCTCGTCCCTGGCCGTCGGCCCACAGCAAAGGGTGGTGACCGTCGAGGTCGGCCCCGAGGGCGCCCGCACCTGGCTGGTGCTGGGCGTGACGGCGCAGAACATCACCTGTCTGCACAGCATGCCGGCGGCTTCGGCGCCGGCGCGCAGCGTGTTTGCAGCACCGGCCGGCAAGGCGCCGGCCGACGGGGACACGGCCTGA